One genomic region from Rosa rugosa chromosome 1, drRosRugo1.1, whole genome shotgun sequence encodes:
- the LOC133739466 gene encoding probable 2-oxoglutarate-dependent dioxygenase AOP1, translated as MGSQTQPAKVPIVDLSKENLKPGTDAWLLASKEVKYALEEYGCFEAIYNKVPLELHNSTFSLLEDLFNLPLETKMQNTSDRPYHSYFGQYSFLPLYESLGVDNPTTLEGAQRFTSIMWPEGNDEFRESAHSFSKLVAELDEMVTKMVFENYGVERLYEPHMASTTYLLRCFKYRAPQLNETDMGLHPHKDKTFISILHQNEINGLQIKTKDGQWIDVEPSPSSFLVMAGDAFMAWSNDRVHSCDHQVIMKEKKTRYSLGLFAFNSGILQVPEELVDEKHPLLYRPFDHLGFLLFSKTPEGMKSECPIKDYCGV; from the exons ATGGGGTCACAAACTCAGCCAGCTAAGGTTCCCATTGTAGATTTATCAAAAGAGAACTTGAAGCCTGGTACGGATGCATGGCTCTTGGCAAGCAAGGAAGTCAAGTATGCTCTAGAAGAGTATGGCTGCTTTGAAGCTATTTACAATAAAGTTCCTCTGGAACTTCACAACTCGACTTTTTCTTTGCTCGAAGACCTTTTCAATCTTCCCTTGGAAACTAAGATGCAGAACACCAGTGACAGGCCTTACCACAGCTATTTCGGACAATATTCCTTCCTTCCTCTCTACGAATCCCTGGGTGTCGATAACCCGACGACATTAGAAGGAGCTCAACGCTTCACAAGTATCATGTGGCCTGAAGGAAATGACGAGTTTCG TGAAAGTGCTCATTCCTTCTCAAAGCTGGTGGCAGAATTGGATGAAATGGTGACAAAAATGGTGTTTGAGAATTATGGTGTGGAGAGGCTCTATGAGCCTCACATGGCATCAACGACTTACCTTCTTAGATGCTTCAAATATAGAGCGCCTCAGCTGAATGAGACTGATATGGGATTGCATCCTCACAAAGATAAGACCTTCATATCCATACTTCATCAAAATGAGATCAATGGTTTGCAGATAAAAACAAAGGACGGCCAATGGATTGATGTGGAACCATCACCTTCATCTTTTCTAGTCATGGCAGGAGACGCATTCATG GCATGGAGCAACGACAGGGTACACTCTTGTGATCACCAAGTCATcatgaaagagaagaaaaccaGATACTCCTTGGGATTATTCGCATTTAATAGTGGGATTCTGCAAGTACCTGAAGAGTTAGTCGATGAGAAACACCCCTTACTGTACAGGCCTTTCGATCATCTTGGTTTCCTTCTCTTTAGTAAGACACCAGAAGGAATGAAATCTGAGTGTCCTATCAAAGACTACTGTGGTGTTTGA